The proteins below are encoded in one region of Brassica napus cultivar Da-Ae chromosome A6, Da-Ae, whole genome shotgun sequence:
- the LOC111198598 gene encoding epidermal growth factor receptor substrate 15-like 1 isoform X1, protein MAGQNPNMDQFEAYFKRADLDGDGRISGAEAVGFFQGSGLPKQVLAQIWSLSDRSRSGFLGRQDFYNSLRLVTVAQSKRDLTPEIVNAALNTPAAAKIPPPKINLAAIPAPAPAPAPQPNPAATTARPVGSTGHQNVGFRGPGAPNANVNQNYFPPQQNQQVRPNQGVSGMTLLRPTAAGPEHRPSALPGQFQPVPAGSVSRPPQAVPTGAPGPGSSPFNLNNLYAGNTSGYSSGFGGGSLAAPSPGVRPESQVDARALVVSGNGGDMFSSFQQKQEPTLSNSSISSAIVPASAGTQPPVKPNALDSLQNTFSMLPSGNQPQQPRPAASSQQPRPASSLQPPAVSSQGPSSGLPHASSVGSGHSVPAGNNQPPWPKMKPSDVQKYTKVFMGVDTDRDGKITGEQARNLFLSWRLPREVLKHVWELSDQDNDTMLSLREFCISLYLMERYREGRPLPTSLPSSIMYDETLLSISGAPSHGYANAGWGAGQGFVQQPVMGARPNNPQTGMRPPVPEPVPHPGSGIAPNQQRNQAPALDDPFASHLGNGHSASSNLQETATDGEKVEEKKNAYMDSREKLEYYRTKMQDIVLYKSRCDNRLNEISERASADKREAETLAKKYEEKYKQVAELGSKLTIEEARFREIEGRKMELSQAIVNMEQGGSADGLLQVRADRIQSDLEELMKALTERCKKHGLEVKSKALVDLPAGWQPGIQEGAALWDEEWDKFEDEGFGNEITFDKSKEQNSSGEKENGTVDDGTGPPDSPTHLDENYGPFSETSERHHESEDDSGRSPRDSPVSRTGTEIPSPDSHGKNSEFFDDSNWASAFDTNDDVDSVWGFDASKSQDGDYFGSGGDFGGNSARVDSPTSRSFGGQRKSTYAFDDSVPSTPLSRFGNSPPRFSDASARDSNFDSFSRFDSFNASEAGAGFSSSQPERLSRFDSINSSKDFGGAAFSRFDSINSSRDFGGPSLSRFDSMNSTKDHGYSFDDADPFGSTGPFKVSSDDQSPKKKSDNWNSF, encoded by the exons ATGGCGGGACAGAATCCAAACATGGATCAATTCGAGGCCTACTTCAAGAGAGCAGATTTGGACGGAGATGGTCGGATCAGTGGAGCCGAAGCTGTTGGCTTTTTCCAAGGATCTGGCTTGCCCAAGCAAGTTCTCGCccag ATATGGTCGCTATCTGATCGGTCACGCAGTGGTTTCCTTGGTCGGCAAGACTTCTATAATTCTCTGAGGCTTGTGACAGTAGCACAGAGCAAGAGAGACCTGACACCTGAGATTGTTAATGCAGCACTCAATACTCCCGCCGCTGCCAAAATACCACCGCCCAAAATTAACCTCGCAGCTATTCCTGCACCTGCACCTGCACCTGCACCCCAACCTAATCCTGCTGCGACCACAGCTCGTCCGGTTGGCTCAACAGGTCATCAAAATGTGGGGTTTAGAGGACCAGGGGCTCCAAATGCGAATGTCAACCAGAATTATTTTCCACCTCAACAAAACCAGCAAGTGAGACCAAATCAAGGTGTCTCTGGGATGACTTTGCTTAGACCAACTGCTGCTGGTCCAGAACATAGACCAAGTGCCTTACCAGGTCAATTTCAACCAGTTCCTGCTGGTAGTGTTAGTCGTCCTCCTCAGGCTGTTCCCACCGGTGCACCTGGTCCTGGTAGTTCACCGTTTAATCTTAATAACTTGTATGCTGGAAACACCAGCGGATACTCTTCAGGCTTTGGAGGGGGTAGCTTAGCAGCACCTTCTCCTGGCGTAAGACCAGAGTCACAAGTTGATGCGAGAGCGCTGGTTGTATCTGGAAATGGAGGTGACATGTTTTCCTCCTTCCAGCAAAAACAAGAACCCACTCTGAGTAATTCTTCAATCAGTTCAGCTATTGTTCCTGCTTCTGCTGGAACCCAACCTCCAGTAAAGCCTAATGCTCTCGACTCCCTACAGAATACTTTCTCAATGCTGCCTTCAGGAAATCAGCCTCAGCAGCCAAGGCCAGCAGCCAGCTCACAGCAGCCAAGGCCAGCATCAAGCTTACAGCCGCCTGCAGTGTCTTCTCAAGGTCCATCCTCCGGTTTGCCACATGCAAGTTCAGTTGGATCTGGCCATTCAGTTCCTGCTGGAAATAATCAGCCTCCGTGGCCCAAAATGAAACCATCCGATGTCCAAAAATACACAAAGGTATTTATGGGAGTTGATACTGACAGGGATGGAAAAATAACTGGTGAGCAGGCAAGGAATCTGTTTTTAAGCTGGAGGCTACCTAGGG AGGTATTGAAGCATGTGTGGGAGTTATCTGATCAGGATAATGATACTATGCTTTCTCTGAGGGAGTTTTGCATTTCATTGTATTTGATGGAGCGGTATAGAGAAGGCCGTCCTCTCCCAACATCACTTCCTAGCAGCATCATGTATGATGAGACACTGTTATCTATCTCAGGTGCACCTAGTCATGGTTATGCAAATGCTGGATGGGGAGCTGGTCAAG GTTTTGTACAGCAGCCAGTGATGGGTGCACGGCCAAATAATCCGCAGACTGGCATGAGACCACCAGTTCCTGAACCAGTCCCGCACCCTGGCAGTGGTATAGCACCTAATCAGCAAAGGAATCAAGCGCCAGCTTTGGATGATCCTTTTGCCAGTCACCTAGGTAACGGGCATTCTGCGAGCTCAAATCTTCAAGAAACAGCAACTGATGGCGAAAAG gttgaagaaaagaaaaatgcaTATATGGACTCCAGGGAGAAGCTTGAATATTACCGAACAAAAATGCAGGATATT GTCTTGTACAAAAGCAGGTGCGACAATAGATTAAATGAGATCTCTGAAAGGGCTTCAGCTGACAAGCGTGAG GCTGAAACGCTGGCAAAGAAGTACGAGGAGAAGTATAAACAGGTTGCAGAATTAGGGTCAAAATTAACTATTGAAGAGGCCAGGTTCCGCGAGATTGAG GGGAGGAAGATGGAGCTGAGTCAAGCAATTGTGAACATGGAGCAAGGTGGCAGTGCTGATGGTCTACTTCAG GTCCGGGCTGACAGGATACAATCAGATCTAGAGGAGCTGATGAAGGCTTTAACTGAACGCTGCAAGAAACATGGGTTGGAGGTTAAGTCGAAGGCCCTTGTAGACCTCCCAGCTG GCTGGCAACCTGGAATTCAAGAAGGGGCAGCTCTTTGGGATGAAGAATGGGATAAGTTTGAAGATGAAG GATTTGGCAATGAGATTACTTTTGACAAATCAAAAGAGCAAAACTCGTCTGGCGAGAAGGAAAACGGAACGGTGGATGATGGTACTGGACCACCTGATTCACCAACTCATTTGGATGAGAATTATGGACCTTTTTCAGAAACCTCAGAGCGCCACCATGAGAGTGAAGATGATTCAGGCAGAAGTCCTAGGGACAGTCCTGTATCTAGGACTGGTACTGAGATCCCTTCTCCAGATTCTCATGGGAAAAATTCTGAGTTCTTTGATGACTCGAACTGGGCAAGTGCATTTGATACTAACGATGATGTGGATTCAGTCTGGGGTTTTGATGCATCAAAAAGCCAG GATGGAGATTACTTTGGATCTGGTGGCGATTTTGGTGGAAACTCAGCAAGAGTAGATTCTCCAACTTCAAGAAGTTTCGGCGGTCAGAGAAAGAGCACATATGCATTTGATGATTCAGTTCCCAGCACTCCACTCTCGAGATTCGGCAACTCTCCTCCTCGCTTCAGCGACGCATCAGCCAGAGACAGCAACTTTGATAGCTTCTCCAGATTCGACTCCTTCAACGCCAGTGAAGCTGGGGCAGGTTTTTCCTCCTCCCAGCCTGAGAGACTGTCGCGGTTTGATTCCATAAACAGCTCAAAAGACTTTGGTGGAGCTGCATTCTCCAGGTTCGATTCAATCAACAGTAGCAGAGACTTTGGTGGTCCCTCGCTTTCAAGATTCGACTCCATGAATAGCACAAAGGATCATGGATACTCGTTTGATGATGCAGACCCGTTTGGTTCCACAGGTCCCTTCAAAGTCTCCTCTGATGATCAAAGCCCCAAGAAAAAGTCAGATAACTGGAATTCCTTCTAG
- the LOC111198598 gene encoding epidermal growth factor receptor substrate 15-like 1 isoform X2, producing MRIWSLSDRSRSGFLGRQDFYNSLRLVTVAQSKRDLTPEIVNAALNTPAAAKIPPPKINLAAIPAPAPAPAPQPNPAATTARPVGSTGHQNVGFRGPGAPNANVNQNYFPPQQNQQVRPNQGVSGMTLLRPTAAGPEHRPSALPGQFQPVPAGSVSRPPQAVPTGAPGPGSSPFNLNNLYAGNTSGYSSGFGGGSLAAPSPGVRPESQVDARALVVSGNGGDMFSSFQQKQEPTLSNSSISSAIVPASAGTQPPVKPNALDSLQNTFSMLPSGNQPQQPRPAASSQQPRPASSLQPPAVSSQGPSSGLPHASSVGSGHSVPAGNNQPPWPKMKPSDVQKYTKVFMGVDTDRDGKITGEQARNLFLSWRLPREVLKHVWELSDQDNDTMLSLREFCISLYLMERYREGRPLPTSLPSSIMYDETLLSISGAPSHGYANAGWGAGQGFVQQPVMGARPNNPQTGMRPPVPEPVPHPGSGIAPNQQRNQAPALDDPFASHLGNGHSASSNLQETATDGEKVEEKKNAYMDSREKLEYYRTKMQDIVLYKSRCDNRLNEISERASADKREAETLAKKYEEKYKQVAELGSKLTIEEARFREIEGRKMELSQAIVNMEQGGSADGLLQVRADRIQSDLEELMKALTERCKKHGLEVKSKALVDLPAGWQPGIQEGAALWDEEWDKFEDEGFGNEITFDKSKEQNSSGEKENGTVDDGTGPPDSPTHLDENYGPFSETSERHHESEDDSGRSPRDSPVSRTGTEIPSPDSHGKNSEFFDDSNWASAFDTNDDVDSVWGFDASKSQDGDYFGSGGDFGGNSARVDSPTSRSFGGQRKSTYAFDDSVPSTPLSRFGNSPPRFSDASARDSNFDSFSRFDSFNASEAGAGFSSSQPERLSRFDSINSSKDFGGAAFSRFDSINSSRDFGGPSLSRFDSMNSTKDHGYSFDDADPFGSTGPFKVSSDDQSPKKKSDNWNSF from the exons atgagA ATATGGTCGCTATCTGATCGGTCACGCAGTGGTTTCCTTGGTCGGCAAGACTTCTATAATTCTCTGAGGCTTGTGACAGTAGCACAGAGCAAGAGAGACCTGACACCTGAGATTGTTAATGCAGCACTCAATACTCCCGCCGCTGCCAAAATACCACCGCCCAAAATTAACCTCGCAGCTATTCCTGCACCTGCACCTGCACCTGCACCCCAACCTAATCCTGCTGCGACCACAGCTCGTCCGGTTGGCTCAACAGGTCATCAAAATGTGGGGTTTAGAGGACCAGGGGCTCCAAATGCGAATGTCAACCAGAATTATTTTCCACCTCAACAAAACCAGCAAGTGAGACCAAATCAAGGTGTCTCTGGGATGACTTTGCTTAGACCAACTGCTGCTGGTCCAGAACATAGACCAAGTGCCTTACCAGGTCAATTTCAACCAGTTCCTGCTGGTAGTGTTAGTCGTCCTCCTCAGGCTGTTCCCACCGGTGCACCTGGTCCTGGTAGTTCACCGTTTAATCTTAATAACTTGTATGCTGGAAACACCAGCGGATACTCTTCAGGCTTTGGAGGGGGTAGCTTAGCAGCACCTTCTCCTGGCGTAAGACCAGAGTCACAAGTTGATGCGAGAGCGCTGGTTGTATCTGGAAATGGAGGTGACATGTTTTCCTCCTTCCAGCAAAAACAAGAACCCACTCTGAGTAATTCTTCAATCAGTTCAGCTATTGTTCCTGCTTCTGCTGGAACCCAACCTCCAGTAAAGCCTAATGCTCTCGACTCCCTACAGAATACTTTCTCAATGCTGCCTTCAGGAAATCAGCCTCAGCAGCCAAGGCCAGCAGCCAGCTCACAGCAGCCAAGGCCAGCATCAAGCTTACAGCCGCCTGCAGTGTCTTCTCAAGGTCCATCCTCCGGTTTGCCACATGCAAGTTCAGTTGGATCTGGCCATTCAGTTCCTGCTGGAAATAATCAGCCTCCGTGGCCCAAAATGAAACCATCCGATGTCCAAAAATACACAAAGGTATTTATGGGAGTTGATACTGACAGGGATGGAAAAATAACTGGTGAGCAGGCAAGGAATCTGTTTTTAAGCTGGAGGCTACCTAGGG AGGTATTGAAGCATGTGTGGGAGTTATCTGATCAGGATAATGATACTATGCTTTCTCTGAGGGAGTTTTGCATTTCATTGTATTTGATGGAGCGGTATAGAGAAGGCCGTCCTCTCCCAACATCACTTCCTAGCAGCATCATGTATGATGAGACACTGTTATCTATCTCAGGTGCACCTAGTCATGGTTATGCAAATGCTGGATGGGGAGCTGGTCAAG GTTTTGTACAGCAGCCAGTGATGGGTGCACGGCCAAATAATCCGCAGACTGGCATGAGACCACCAGTTCCTGAACCAGTCCCGCACCCTGGCAGTGGTATAGCACCTAATCAGCAAAGGAATCAAGCGCCAGCTTTGGATGATCCTTTTGCCAGTCACCTAGGTAACGGGCATTCTGCGAGCTCAAATCTTCAAGAAACAGCAACTGATGGCGAAAAG gttgaagaaaagaaaaatgcaTATATGGACTCCAGGGAGAAGCTTGAATATTACCGAACAAAAATGCAGGATATT GTCTTGTACAAAAGCAGGTGCGACAATAGATTAAATGAGATCTCTGAAAGGGCTTCAGCTGACAAGCGTGAG GCTGAAACGCTGGCAAAGAAGTACGAGGAGAAGTATAAACAGGTTGCAGAATTAGGGTCAAAATTAACTATTGAAGAGGCCAGGTTCCGCGAGATTGAG GGGAGGAAGATGGAGCTGAGTCAAGCAATTGTGAACATGGAGCAAGGTGGCAGTGCTGATGGTCTACTTCAG GTCCGGGCTGACAGGATACAATCAGATCTAGAGGAGCTGATGAAGGCTTTAACTGAACGCTGCAAGAAACATGGGTTGGAGGTTAAGTCGAAGGCCCTTGTAGACCTCCCAGCTG GCTGGCAACCTGGAATTCAAGAAGGGGCAGCTCTTTGGGATGAAGAATGGGATAAGTTTGAAGATGAAG GATTTGGCAATGAGATTACTTTTGACAAATCAAAAGAGCAAAACTCGTCTGGCGAGAAGGAAAACGGAACGGTGGATGATGGTACTGGACCACCTGATTCACCAACTCATTTGGATGAGAATTATGGACCTTTTTCAGAAACCTCAGAGCGCCACCATGAGAGTGAAGATGATTCAGGCAGAAGTCCTAGGGACAGTCCTGTATCTAGGACTGGTACTGAGATCCCTTCTCCAGATTCTCATGGGAAAAATTCTGAGTTCTTTGATGACTCGAACTGGGCAAGTGCATTTGATACTAACGATGATGTGGATTCAGTCTGGGGTTTTGATGCATCAAAAAGCCAG GATGGAGATTACTTTGGATCTGGTGGCGATTTTGGTGGAAACTCAGCAAGAGTAGATTCTCCAACTTCAAGAAGTTTCGGCGGTCAGAGAAAGAGCACATATGCATTTGATGATTCAGTTCCCAGCACTCCACTCTCGAGATTCGGCAACTCTCCTCCTCGCTTCAGCGACGCATCAGCCAGAGACAGCAACTTTGATAGCTTCTCCAGATTCGACTCCTTCAACGCCAGTGAAGCTGGGGCAGGTTTTTCCTCCTCCCAGCCTGAGAGACTGTCGCGGTTTGATTCCATAAACAGCTCAAAAGACTTTGGTGGAGCTGCATTCTCCAGGTTCGATTCAATCAACAGTAGCAGAGACTTTGGTGGTCCCTCGCTTTCAAGATTCGACTCCATGAATAGCACAAAGGATCATGGATACTCGTTTGATGATGCAGACCCGTTTGGTTCCACAGGTCCCTTCAAAGTCTCCTCTGATGATCAAAGCCCCAAGAAAAAGTCAGATAACTGGAATTCCTTCTAG
- the LOC111197963 gene encoding peptidyl-prolyl cis-trans isomerase FKBP18, chloroplastic isoform X1 has translation MATISSLHIRASDHHSRLPRISETDQLRHTNQIVTLPSPISRRDANLVLLGSLPLTSFFVLPPSSSEARERRSRKAIPIEEYSTSPEGLKYYDIEEGKGPVATIGSTAQVHFDCRYRSITAISTRESKLLAGNRSIAQPYEFKVGSTPGKERKREFVDNPNGLFSAQAAPKPPPAMYYITEGMKVGGKRTVIVPPEAGYGQKGMNEIPPGATFELNIELLQVTPPVEKEK, from the exons atggcTACCATTAGTAGCTTACACATACGTGCATCTGACCATCACTCTCGTCTTCCTCGAATCTCTGAGACAGATCAGCTTCGACACACAAATCAAATCGTTACTCTTCCGTCTCCTATTTCCAGAAGAGACGCGAATCTTGTTCTTCTCGGCTCGCTTCCGTTGACGAGCTTCTTCGTTCTCCCGCCGAGTTCTTCGGAGGCGAGAGAGAGACGGAGCAGAAAAGCCATCCCTATCGAGGAGTATTCGACTAGCC CTGAAGGGTTGAAGTACTATGACATTGAGGAAGGTAAAGGTCCTGTAGCCACAATAGGATCTACTGCTCAG GTGCATTTTGATTGCCGGTACAGAAGCATAACTGCAATCTCCACCAGAGAGTCCAAGCTCTTGGCTGGGAACCGTAGTATTGCTCAG CCTTATGAGTTTAAGGTGGGATCTACGCCAGGGAAGGAAAGGAAACGAGAGTTTGTAGACAATCCAAACGGGTTGTTCTCGGCGCAGGCTGCACCAAAGCCTCCTCCCGCAATGTATTACATTACTGAAGGAATGAAAGTCGGTGGCAAG AGAACTGTGATTGTTCCACCTGAAGCTGGTTATGGTCAGAAAGGAATGAACGAGATACCG CCTGGAGCTACATTTGAGTTAAACATAGAGTTGCTTCAGGTGACTCCCCCAGTAGAGAAAGAGAAGTGA
- the LOC111197963 gene encoding peptidyl-prolyl cis-trans isomerase FKBP18, chloroplastic isoform X2 has product MATISSLHIRASDHHSRLPRISETDQLRHTNQIVTLPSPISRRDANLVLLGSLPLTSFFVLPPSSSEARERRSRKAIPIEEYSTSPEGLKYYDIEEGKGPVATIGSTAQVHFDCRYRSITAISTRESKLLAGNRSIAQPYEFKVGSTPGKERKREFVDNPNGLFSAQAAPKPPPAMYYITEGMKVGGKRTVIVPPEAGYGQKGMNEIPVRTYKLYMSLELHLS; this is encoded by the exons atggcTACCATTAGTAGCTTACACATACGTGCATCTGACCATCACTCTCGTCTTCCTCGAATCTCTGAGACAGATCAGCTTCGACACACAAATCAAATCGTTACTCTTCCGTCTCCTATTTCCAGAAGAGACGCGAATCTTGTTCTTCTCGGCTCGCTTCCGTTGACGAGCTTCTTCGTTCTCCCGCCGAGTTCTTCGGAGGCGAGAGAGAGACGGAGCAGAAAAGCCATCCCTATCGAGGAGTATTCGACTAGCC CTGAAGGGTTGAAGTACTATGACATTGAGGAAGGTAAAGGTCCTGTAGCCACAATAGGATCTACTGCTCAG GTGCATTTTGATTGCCGGTACAGAAGCATAACTGCAATCTCCACCAGAGAGTCCAAGCTCTTGGCTGGGAACCGTAGTATTGCTCAG CCTTATGAGTTTAAGGTGGGATCTACGCCAGGGAAGGAAAGGAAACGAGAGTTTGTAGACAATCCAAACGGGTTGTTCTCGGCGCAGGCTGCACCAAAGCCTCCTCCCGCAATGTATTACATTACTGAAGGAATGAAAGTCGGTGGCAAG AGAACTGTGATTGTTCCACCTGAAGCTGGTTATGGTCAGAAAGGAATGAACGAGATACCGGTGAGAACCTACAAATTGTATATGAG CCTGGAGCTACATTTGAGTTAA
- the LOC111198601 gene encoding outer envelope pore protein 21A, chloroplastic has translation METSLRYSANSRSLRIHAKEKLSVHSKTHLQLHGELDTRAGSPSYFCAMIRHFFHEASTNIGVGLHYDKSQKLRGFVRGKKKFPLRTDALLTFNIKGRCDFDQDFNQRNPKGAAEFDLNIWKFEKDQDLRLRVGYEMFDKVPYMQIRENNWTLNTNLKGKWNVRFDL, from the exons atggagaCTTCTCTGAGGTATTCAGCAAACTCCAGGTCTCTGAGAATCCATGCCAAAGAGAAACTCTCGGTTCACTCCAAAACTCATTTGCAG CTTCATGGAGAGCTAGATACACGGGCTGGATCGCCAAGTTACTTCTGTGCGATGATAAGACACTTTTTCCATGAG GCTTCAACAAACATTGGAGTAGGCTTGCATTACGATAAAAGCCAAAAGCTTCGGGGTTTTGTACGTGGGAAAAAGAAGTTCCCTCTGAGAACCGATGCGCTTCTAACCTTTAATATCAAAGGAAGATGTGATTTTGACCAGGACTTTAATCAG AGGAACCCAAAAGGAGCTGCTGAATTTGATTTGAACATATGGAAGTTTGAGAAAGATCAGGACTTACGCCTCAGAGTTGGCTACGAGATGTTTGACAAG GTCCCATATATGCAAATTAGAGAAAACAACTGGACTCTCAACACGAACTTGAAAGGAAAATGGAATGTGAGGTTTGATCTCTAA